A DNA window from Engraulis encrasicolus isolate BLACKSEA-1 chromosome 3, IST_EnEncr_1.0, whole genome shotgun sequence contains the following coding sequences:
- the LOC134445689 gene encoding cytochrome c oxidase subunit 6A, mitochondrial yields MASLGRLSRAVVRAPLAQTRQHSAAAHGDSPPSRLWKILTFTVAFPGVAVCGLNTYLKMQHHHHEQPEFIAYSHLRIRSKRFPWGDGVKSFFHNSELNALPDGYEEHEE; encoded by the exons ATGGCTTCTCTCGGACGCTTGTCTCGGGCTGTGGTCCGAGCTCCCCTGGCCCAAACCCGTCAACATTCAGCAGCGGCACATGGAGATTCCC CTCCCTCCAGACTGTGGAAGATCCTGACCTTCACGGTGGCGTTCCCCGGAGTGGCAGTGTGCGGGCTGAACACTTACCTGAAgatgcagcaccaccaccacgagCAACCAGAGTTCATCGCCTACAGTCACCTGCGCATCCGCAGCAAG CGCTTCCCCTGGGGTGACGGAGTGAAGAGTTTTTTCCACAACTCTGAACTGAATGCTCTGCCAGACGGGTATGAGGAGCATGAGGAATAA
- the LOC134445688 gene encoding phospholipase A2-like, with protein MVQCKLPDRNPLLDFWDYGCYCGLGGGGTAVDQMDRCCQAHDECYDEAQNYESCDSFFDSPYFNFYEFECNDDKNITCLSSNRDCDMFICMCDKVAVDCFADASYNDSMNSLPTEVCFSGANSLFTFLWLKAFLFLVY; from the exons ATGGTGCAGTGCAAGCTGCCAGACAGGAATCCTCTGCTGGACTTCTGGGACTACGGCTGCTACTGTGGACTTGGAGGAGGAGGCACTGCCGTGGACCAGATGGACAG GTGCTGCCAAGCCCATGATGAGTGCTACGATGAAGCCCAAAACTATGAGTCCTGTGACTCGTTTTTTGACAGCCCCTACTTCAACTTCTACGAATTTGAATGCAATGACGACAAAAATATAACATGCCTAT CCAGCAACAGGGACTGCGACATGTTCATCTGCATGTGTGACAAAGTTGCAGTGGATTGCTTCGCTGACGCCTCCTATAATGACTCTATGAACAGCCTTCCAACTGAGGTGTGCTTCTCAGGAGCAAATAGTCTTTTCACTTTTCTGTGGCTCAAGGCTTTCCTTTTCCTGGTCTACTAA
- the LOC134445686 gene encoding hepatic lectin-like: MESAGYDRFTSSDTENIHHSPKVVLLKGGQNKLAYILYGLLLLLLLILMMITGIKFSQLSQGIEDVKIYLTTVRSSATTKTHHHEEFTDYYSTYDPSEDIVSIHQGNCDEGWYSFDERCYYVSDDIANWERALQLCKESKALLFVPNNLQEMEFITHAADEEHMYWIGLEEHGVEGNWTLVDGTDYKSMPKYWDVGQPDDWHIRLNGEDCGQLHPTIKQGLRRWNDAECTLSYRYICEKA, from the exons ATGGAAAGCGCAGGCTATGATCGATTCACTTCATCGGATACAGAGAATATCCATCACTCCCCCAAAGTGGTTCTTTTAAAAG gtggacAGAACAAATTGGCATACATCCTTTATGGCTTGTTActtctcctgctcctcatccTCATGATGATCACAGGAATTAAAT TCTCCCAGTTGAGCCAAGGTATTGAGGATGTTAAAATTTATCTCACAACTGTGAGGAGTTCCGCCACCACCAAGACCCACCACCACGAAG AATTCACTGACTATTATAGTACGTATGACCCAAGTGAAG ACATTGTCTCCATACACCAAG GCAATTGTGATGAGGGCTGGTATTCGTTCGATGAGAGATGCTACTATGTGTCTGATGACATAGCCAACTGGGAAAGGGCACTGCAGCTGTGCAAGGAGAGCAAAGCACTGCTGTTTGTACCCAACAATTTACAAGAGATG GAGTTCATTACACATGCTGCAGATGAAGAGCACATGTACTGGATCGGGCTGGAGGAGCATGGGGTGGAGGGCAACTGGACTTTGGTTGATGGGACAGATTACAAGTCAATGCCAAA ATATTGGGACGTGGGTCAGCCGGATGACTGGCACATTCGCTTAAATGGAGAGGACTGTGGCCAATTACATCCAACTATCAAACAAGGCCTCCGGAGATGGAATGATGCTGAGTGTACTCTCAGCTACCGTTACATATGTGAAAAGGCCTGA